Within the Saccharomyces mikatae IFO 1815 strain IFO1815 genome assembly, chromosome: 11 genome, the region TACATTCAAACGTGCTGCGTATATACCCGACTTTCTCCCACTCCACTTATAACCTATTGGATCAATCAATCGTTTACTACTAACGTCAGAAATCTGATGCCGCCATATAGTCGGCCGAAGCTCGGCCGCCATATAGTCAGTTGAAGCTCGGCCGACTATGCCTGACCACTTATTCGCATCCTGTTCCGTGGGTTAGCATTATCAGCGATACACATGTGCCAACCTACGAGTTTCATTCAATTTCGATTTCGATTTCGTATTGGTGGTGGCACCTTATATAAGAAGGCAGAAactgtatttttcttttcttcgttgTCTTTTACTTGTGTTTCCTGGTTTTGCATTTCTTATTCTCGAGCTCGGagagagaagaagataGTAGGATTGAACGGTAAATATGTCAAAGTCATACCCTAAACCAGTGAGACTGGGAAATTCAGGCTTAAAAATTTCACCTATTTTGGTGGGTTGCATGTCCTATGGGTCCAAGGATTGGGCAGAATGGGTCATTGatgagaaggaaaaaatctttgagaTCCTAAAGCACTGCTACGATAGTGGTATGAGGACCTTCGACACTGCTGATGTATATTCTAATGGTCTAAGTGAACGTATCCTAGGGGAGTTTTTGAAGCATTATAAGatcaaaagagaaactgTTGTTATCTTAACGAAGGTCTATTACCCTGTAGATGAGAGCCTAAAGCTTACACACTCTGCAAAAATCAGTGAATCTGACATGCTTGGACTGGTCAACCAAACTGGTCTGTCTCGCAAACATATACTTGAGGCTGCAAAGAATTCTGTCGAAAGATTAGGAACTTACATCGATGTCTTGCAGATCCACAGATTGGACCACGATACACCCATGGAAGAGATTATGAAAGCCCTAAATGATGTTGTGGGGCTAGGGTATACTCGGTACATTGGTGCTTCTTCAATGTTGGCCACTGAATTTGCCGAGTTACAGTTTATTGCAGAAAAACATGACTGGACCAAGTTTATATGTTCACAGTCATGTTACAGTCTTCTTTATCGTGAAGATGAACGTGAGTTGATTCCATTTGCCAAAAAACATGGAATAGGTTTAATACCTTGGTCTCCCAACGCGAGAGGTGTTTTGACAAGACCGCTCAATCAGGAAACAgatagaaaaatttcagatCCTACCCTTAAAAGATTAAAGTTTGACTGTCTGGAATCCCATGAGAAGAGGATCGTTAATCGCGTGGAAGAAGTtgcgaaaaagaaaggtaTCTCGATGGCTATGGTGTCCATTGCCTGGGTTTTGAGTAAAGGCGCTTGCCCTATTGTTGGATTAAACTCTATTGAAAGAGTGGACGAGGCTATCAGGGCAGTGGATGTGCAGTTGACTGAAGAGGAGATTCAATATTTAGAAGAGTTATACAAGCCAACGTACTTGAAATACTAGCTAGATAGTAgaaattatatttttttattttttattcttcgTACGAAAACAATGAGCTTAGATCATTCAACCAAGTGGGCCAGTACTACGCCTTTTGGTGTGTCTTGCCTGAGAACGTTACGATGCACCATCACACTATACCAACATTGTAGTGAGCCAGCCGGTCGCATAATATTCTTGCAGGACAGATTACGAAATACTGACAAGACAACTAAATCACACATAACGAAGGTATATAATCCCATTCAAGCGTTTCTATTGTGATGCTTTTTGAAGGTAACAAAAGGACACTACTACAACTGTTGACGACAACGCAACGAGATGGAGAAAACCTTGTCTAGAAGATCCAGACTGCGACTGGTTTGTCTACAATGTAAGCGAATCAAACGGAAGTGCGACAAAGTACGGCCTGTTTGCTCACGATGCCAGCAACATTCATTAGAATGTAAATATGAAGACAGCGCAGATCTATCTTCCAATGCCGCAGCAAGCGGCTTAGCCAGCCTCAAGACTTCTCATAAATCAAATAGTGAATACCAGTTGGGACTCAAATGGCCAACCTTCAGATGCTCATTGCAAGTACCAGAAGGTGTTATTAATACAACGTTGTCGATATGGCATGCGGAAGATATGCTTGTCATTGTTGGGCAAGTAACATTTTTAGATTATCCGTTTGCTGCGCATGGTCTGTCTCAACATGATCAATATGTCAGAGCGCTCTGTGCCTCGCTGTATGGCATGACACTCATGGACTTTAGCAACTATGCCAATGGTATTCCTTTCGAGGACTCCTCAAGGAGTATACTAGGCCCATTGTCgtttattgaaaaggcTATTTTACGACGAATAGAACACAGTAAGCTATTTCGAGTTCAACCTACCGCCCTAGGGATGTTGTACAATGGGTGctcaattgaagaagataattCAGTAGCTTTTCTGTCCTCACTCGTTGTTGAAATCGAAGGCGTGTTGGCGCAGAAGAAGGACTGTGAAATACTGCTAAAGTGCTTCTACGAGAATATATACCCTTTCTATCCCTTTATGGACATTGGACTCTTCGAGAATGACCTCAGTACATTGCTTCTGCAAGATGACGATAGTCACTGGAAAATCAacactgaagaaaaacatgtGCGAAAAAAAGTGGAAACCTTGTCGTTACTCACAGTGATCATGGCTATGGCTCTGAAGCATTCAACGTTGGATGCCGATCTTCTTTCAATGGTGAAAGCAAATACCTCTGAAACTTCCACGAAACTGACCCGTTTATGTCACAGACTGCTATGCCTGCTGGATGTGTTTCGTTatccaaatgaaaatacatTCACCTGCCTTTTATATTTCTATGTTTCAGAACATTTGGATCCTGAAAGTCCTGATTGTGTACTGAGTCACACCAACCTGCTTACTCTCAACCATCTCTCAAACTTGTCCATAACACTGGGTCTTCAGTATGAGCCTTCAAAGTACAAACGCTTCAAGGACTCGTCACTGATGAGACATAGGCGCATGCTATGGTTAGGAATCCAGTCAttaaagtttcaaatttcGCTTGCTGAaggtgatagtgatagaTCGAATGGTGAGTATATGGAACCATTTCTAGCGAATTTCGAGGAGGTGGAAGCAGCTGCTtcagaggatgaagaaagtcTTGTGGGTGAATTGAACGTGCGACTGCATGACGTCACGTGGAACAAGTACAGATTGCACATCATTCTGAGCAAATTAGTGTCGAGTTGCACTTCGATTATACGGCATCCGCaactttttgaagttttggAGAATATCAAAAGATTGGAAGGTTTCTTGAGTGATAATTTTGCCGCAGGGTTAATATACCAGCCTCTTCAAGGAAATGAATTGAATACGATAAAGCTTGGCAGAGACACATTACTTAATACCAAGGATGTGGAGAAGACTGAAATATTCCTGACCAATATTGTGGGGCGTGTATGCatttttaatattcttGATGTGCTCTCATTGTATTTTGAGAAGAAGTGTATTGTACATTGggaagaatatgaaaagaacTACCATTTTCTTACCTCGAGAGGGTTTGGTGTGTACTTGGAACTGGCGGGCTTGGTATCTGACTACCTTGATActagatttgaaaagaacattCCACAGCAGCATGGCTACATTATCGACAAACAGATATGCTTTATTCTTGTAAGGATATGGATGTTTCAATGCCGTATTTTGTTGAGGTGTTCCTACAAACAAGAGAGCCTAGAAAAGCTGTCGCCTTCTAGTGCACCTACTGATAGCcgagagaaagaaaatgagatTACTTACGTTTTGGCAAGACTTATTCAACATGTTCGTAACCAAATGGCGCATTTAGTGGATCTAGCGAGAGAAAAGCTTCAGGATAGTTACTTTTGCGCTTACCAAACTGTTCCcatttttaaatatatTGTGTATTTGGTTGATGTGGGCAGTCTAGTATCTGCGTCAAACGAGCTTTGGGAAAAGGTAACCGGTGAAAGTGAAATACCGCAAAAAGTACAACAAGCCGTGAGATTGAAATGGGGATTGGACTGTAACAATTCAAAGAGGATCAAACAGAATTTAACCAACAGCCAGAGCTTGGAAAGTTTCAACAAAATCCTGTTATGTCAAATGGAGGAGGCAGTTCTTTCCAGCtcctttggaagaaaatcaaaCGCCGCCATGTCCGGAAACATagctgaagaaattttcaatatcagtGAGGAAGAGGCTTTGAATCAGCTGTTGGAAAACGGTAATTTTGATGCGTTTTGGGAGTTGTTGGGCGAAAATCTGACCGATATGCCCTCTTTGTAAGACTACAATGCTTGAAACTGCCAGAAAACAACTACGAAAAACAGTATCGCAGTCCATATCTTGTTCAGTGTTTCAGAGCATGGCAAGAGTAAAGGGCATTTTGTGTTTATtagtatttcttcttgcGTGCTTTTCAACTTTGTAAAATTGGCATTATTGTGTGAAGGAGGAATGTAGTAGTTGTGCGTAAGTAAGTATCTCGGCCGTGCCTCTATTGCGATCGGCCGAGATTTCCTGTATGCATAAAATAGACTAAGGTCACCCACGATATTctgaatatatataatagcAACAACGCATTTTGCGGTGCTCAGAAAggtttcatcttcatttttccaCCTGCTGAGTGACGACCTAAACAAAGTCATACTCTCTTCTATTTGGTCACACAAGATAGGCGCTATTCCTCATGCCTAAAGGTTTGGGGCCCGCACCTGAGCCACCTAGCGAGATAGGACGTCTTAGAGTTCTTTCTAAGACTGCAGGTATTGGAGTATCACCGTTAGTCTTGGGAGCAACCACATCGTCGGATTTTTTGGACTCAATGAACAAGAAGCGCGCGTTTAAGTTGCTTGATGCTTTTAACAAAGCAGGCGGAAATTTCATTGATGCTGCAAATAACTATGAAAACGAGCAGTGGGATGAGTGGATTGGTGAGTGGATGGAGTCAAGAAAACTGCGTGACAAAATTGTTATATGTACCAAGTATGCTGGAGATTACAAGAGGTGTGAAGCAGCTCAGGGTAAAAGCGCCAACTACTGTGGTTATCACCAACCCAGTTTACGTGTGAGTGTAAGAGATTCTCTccacaaattgaaaacagaTTGGattgatattctttatGTTCAGTGGTGTGATTATATGGGTTCCATTGAGGAAGCTATGGACAGTCTGCACATCCTTGTGCAGCAGGGTAAAGTTCTCTACTTGGGCGTGTGTGATGCACCTGCGTGGGTTGTCTCTGCAGCAAATTACTACGCTAGTTCTCACGGGAAAACTCCGTTCAGTGTCTATCAAGGCAAGTGGAATGTGCTAAACAGGGATTTTGAACGTGAAATACTACCAATGGCCAGGCATTTTGGTATGGCTCTGGTTCCATGGGATGTTATGTGGGGCGGAAGATTTCAGAGTAAAAAGACAATGGAAAAGCGGGAGAGGAGAGGAAAGGACGTGCGTACTTTTGTTGGTAGCCCAAAACAGACAGATGTTGAGGTTAAAATCAGTGAGGCATTGTCAAAGGTAGCTCAGGAACATGGCACTGAATTTATTGCTGCTATTGCAATTGCCTATGTCCGTGCTAAAGCAAAAAATGTTTTCCCGCTAGtaggaggaagaaaagttgaacACTTGAAACAGAACATTGAGGCTCTGAGTATCAAGTTGACGCCAGAACAGATGGAATATCTGGAAAGCATTGT harbors:
- the SMKI11G3160 gene encoding aldo/keto reductase, which codes for MSKSYPKPVRLGNSGLKISPILVGCMSYGSKDWAEWVIDEKEKIFEILKHCYDSGMRTFDTADVYSNGLSERILGEFLKHYKIKRETVVILTKVYYPVDESLKLTHSAKISESDMLGLVNQTGLSRKHILEAAKNSVERLGTYIDVLQIHRLDHDTPMEEIMKALNDVVGLGYTRYIGASSMLATEFAELQFIAEKHDWTKFICSQSCYSLLYREDERELIPFAKKHGIGLIPWSPNARGVLTRPLNQETDRKISDPTLKRLKFDCLESHEKRIVNRVEEVAKKKGISMAMVSIAWVLSKGACPIVGLNSIERVDEAIRAVDVQLTEEEIQYLEELYKPTYLKY
- the SMKI11G3170 gene encoding uncharacterized protein codes for the protein MEKTLSRRSRLRLVCLQCKRIKRKCDKVRPVCSRCQQHSLECKYEDSADLSSNAAASGLASLKTSHKSNSEYQLGLKWPTFRCSLQVPEGVINTTLSIWHAEDMLVIVGQVTFLDYPFAAHGLSQHDQYVRALCASLYGMTLMDFSNYANGIPFEDSSRSILGPLSFIEKAILRRIEHSKLFRVQPTALGMLYNGCSIEEDNSVAFLSSLVVEIEGVLAQKKDCEILLKCFYENIYPFYPFMDIGLFENDLSTLLLQDDDSHWKINTEEKHVRKKVETLSLLTVIMAMALKHSTLDADLLSMVKANTSETSTKLTRLCHRLLCLLDVFRYPNENTFTCLLYFYVSEHLDPESPDCVLSHTNLLTLNHLSNLSITLGLQYEPSKYKRFKDSSLMRHRRMLWLGIQSLKFQISLAEGDSDRSNGEYMEPFLANFEEVEAAASEDEESLVGELNVRLHDVTWNKYRLHIILSKLVSSCTSIIRHPQLFEVLENIKRLEGFLSDNFAAGLIYQPLQGNELNTIKLGRDTLLNTKDVEKTEIFLTNIVGRVCIFNILDVLSLYFEKKCIVHWEEYEKNYHFLTSRGFGVYLELAGLVSDYLDTRFEKNIPQQHGYIIDKQICFILVRIWMFQCRILLRCSYKQESLEKLSPSSAPTDSREKENEITYVLARLIQHVRNQMAHLVDLAREKLQDSYFCAYQTVPIFKYIVYLVDVGSLVSASNELWEKVTGESEIPQKVQQAVRLKWGLDCNNSKRIKQNLTNSQSLESFNKILLCQMEEAVLSSSFGRKSNAAMSGNIAEEIFNISEEEALNQLLENGNFDAFWELLGENLTDMPSL
- the SMKI11G3180 gene encoding uncharacterized protein (similar to Saccharomyces cerevisiae AAD4 (YDL243C)); the encoded protein is MPKGLGPAPEPPSEIGRLRVLSKTAGIGVSPLVLGATTSSDFLDSMNKKRAFKLLDAFNKAGGNFIDAANNYENEQWDEWIGEWMESRKLRDKIVICTKYAGDYKRCEAAQGKSANYCGYHQPSLRVSVRDSLHKLKTDWIDILYVQWCDYMGSIEEAMDSLHILVQQGKVLYLGVCDAPAWVVSAANYYASSHGKTPFSVYQGKWNVLNRDFEREILPMARHFGMALVPWDVMWGGRFQSKKTMEKRERRGKDVRTFVGSPKQTDVEVKISEALSKVAQEHGTEFIAAIAIAYVRAKAKNVFPLVGGRKVEHLKQNIEALSIKLTPEQMEYLESIVPFDIGFPNTFIKLNTLLKHYSYHTSELKFQLWKTQKERKISNSLV